A genomic stretch from Telmatocola sphagniphila includes:
- the nadB gene encoding L-aspartate oxidase, producing MVPNRFLVSFDTRREYHRFADVLIIGAGIAGIRAALEIPSDLQVLLITKDKLRESNSSYAQGGIAGVLSPEDTFENHIDDTLVAGAGLCDPAIVEMVIREAPQQIADLVKFGTIFDRENGELALTREGGHSHRRIVHALGDATGWEVMRALIERAKAAPNIELLDGTFTLDLLTKENECLGALVYKEPMGKVMIWARQVILASGGCGMVYRETTNPPVATGDGMAAAYRAGAKLQDMEFMQFHPTVLYVAGSARHLISEAVRGEGAYLRDVNGERFMLKDDPRAELAPRDIVSQAIFRCMERTQHPNVYLDLSHLDPAMTHKRFPGIAKVCKTFGLDITKDRIPVRPGAHYMIGGIVVDETGRTSVRNLWAAGEVTSSGLHGANRLASNSLIEGLVYGSLCAHGAVRAVREGGVLNSVAAFKFEIEPYAKQWLDIDDMTNSLRSLMVRKMGIVRSKERMTEARQDVDFWCRYALVKQFDTQKGWELQNLLTVARAMIDSALKRTESRGTHFRSDFPTSSDHWKTHLVCPDIQDLFGK from the coding sequence ATGGTTCCCAATAGATTTCTAGTCTCTTTTGATACCCGCCGCGAATACCATCGCTTCGCCGATGTGCTGATTATCGGAGCGGGCATCGCTGGCATCCGGGCCGCACTGGAGATTCCCAGTGACTTACAAGTTCTGCTAATCACCAAGGACAAACTTCGGGAAAGCAATTCCTCCTATGCTCAAGGAGGTATTGCCGGCGTTCTATCCCCCGAGGATACGTTCGAAAATCACATTGATGATACTCTGGTCGCGGGCGCCGGGCTGTGCGATCCGGCAATCGTCGAGATGGTGATTCGCGAAGCTCCGCAACAAATCGCCGATCTCGTCAAATTCGGTACGATTTTCGATCGCGAAAATGGGGAACTCGCCCTCACCCGGGAGGGGGGACACAGCCATCGCCGTATCGTGCACGCTTTAGGCGATGCCACGGGTTGGGAGGTGATGCGGGCTCTTATCGAGCGGGCGAAGGCCGCTCCCAATATCGAACTTCTGGATGGCACGTTTACGCTCGATTTGCTGACAAAAGAAAACGAATGTCTCGGTGCCCTGGTTTACAAGGAGCCGATGGGAAAAGTGATGATCTGGGCCCGCCAGGTGATTCTGGCTTCGGGCGGTTGCGGCATGGTTTACCGGGAGACGACCAATCCTCCCGTGGCAACAGGGGATGGTATGGCCGCCGCTTACCGTGCGGGGGCGAAACTCCAAGACATGGAGTTTATGCAGTTTCACCCGACCGTACTTTATGTCGCCGGATCGGCACGCCATTTGATCAGCGAAGCCGTCCGGGGCGAAGGGGCCTACCTTCGCGATGTGAACGGCGAACGATTCATGCTGAAGGACGATCCTCGGGCGGAATTGGCCCCCCGCGATATCGTTTCGCAAGCAATTTTTCGATGCATGGAACGCACGCAACATCCCAACGTCTATCTGGATCTTTCTCATCTCGATCCCGCGATGACTCATAAGAGATTCCCCGGAATTGCCAAAGTTTGCAAGACTTTCGGGCTGGATATTACCAAGGACCGTATTCCCGTGCGACCCGGGGCCCACTATATGATCGGGGGTATCGTGGTCGACGAGACTGGACGGACCTCCGTTCGCAATCTTTGGGCGGCAGGGGAGGTCACTTCCAGCGGTTTACACGGGGCGAATCGGTTGGCTTCCAATAGTCTGATCGAGGGCTTGGTCTACGGGTCTCTCTGCGCTCACGGGGCTGTCCGTGCCGTACGCGAAGGAGGAGTCCTAAACTCGGTCGCAGCGTTCAAATTCGAAATCGAACCTTACGCCAAGCAATGGTTGGATATCGACGATATGACCAACTCTCTCCGGAGCTTGATGGTTCGAAAGATGGGAATCGTCCGTTCTAAGGAGCGGATGACCGAAGCCCGTCAGGATGTCGATTTCTGGTGCCGCTATGCTCTGGTGAAGCAGTTCGACACTCAGAAGGGCTGGGAACTGCAGAATTTGCTGACGGTTGCCCGGGCAATGATCGATTCCGCGCTGAAGCGCACGGAATCGCGGGGCACGCATTTCCGCAGCGATTTTCCAACTTCCAGCGATCATTGGAAAACGCATCTGGTCTGTCCCGATATTCAGGACCTCTTCGGTAAATAA
- a CDS encoding DUF1559 family PulG-like putative transporter has translation MAVSSGFKQQCPSCEASVPIKDDSLVGKKIDCPKCKYRFVVEQPAASPSDDEEEKTEKKAAPVKNSSKGKPLPRRDEDEEEGGEAKPAKKKAGSNNMMLVGGGLGGLAVILLIGAYAMGMFGGEDKPVASNKTSTSTPPPRPAVTPSSNPSNEQPPATETPAAPTEPPANSTPTAQSDPSVPASSGGDPTNLLPNETQFVFHLNMNKFYGSPIGNRLFASETKTKDFVYQNLGIPADKIKEVVVGAHTIEGWSFTVVRSSTPFDPVKVRNSLGLAPGHSSVRNYKYSLIKYNPLIETLAAYVQDIVNDNLGDSDLKLFHGLPDRKIAAFLVDTSTLVVGDESVVTKFLKDDLKPSTKSTLSTGALSDSNAPAGDDSEGSGRGGKGGGAPQGPGSGGPTPPPGPGSGGPTAPPGPKSFPGPGGPGGPGGPGGRGGNNVQNYTNNSSYLTISPTLKLMMNRLEDSPTGVVASCAFSLPDLSGLGGAAMGVVKNQFLPGSDSDLVKKSTPVFGFVLKEIDQKRAALSVLLEQNVKDDVAQKIAAAGNQFLKPLIAALIESEFNIKVKQNGGGRGPGGFPNGPGVPGGPGGPGGPGGPGRPGQGGPGSNAQSYSNPDQGQGPDLENPLQGKGSPQVPGPGGPPGGPGGPGIPGGPPPGPGVPNRNGGGPNGGDNQDPNGSTVEFTSNGRVVTLTVEIDWSRNIFDARIAAILDGKVDQQRSKAILLAQRAHWTSLAKPLKEFQRVGEFPYGAFPRKSNPDRFMLPFPADQRVSWMCELLPALGYDALSRDIFRDLPWNHSSNLKAGVRWIPEFLSPAQPSNTWRVELPSVRHQDLGATHFVGLSGIGLDAADLPDTPENAKKLGIFGYDRKTKFADIVNGDGAANTIFVMQVAPNIPRPWIRGGGTTVQGVPETNSMAPFRVMQPDQRFGNYAMMADGSVRYITSNISDDVFKAMVTYKGGEKLADLDQAAPKEDPQGVEIKANVRNLRAGESVLSDWREHEIKEVYLKVRTPGGIQSEDIKDGRSIVIESFYSCPSINNPIFTVHIAPTDFILALDGDNQADLDRLMGALSKRAIAPEKVEKKKYGNKNCRRFELQMAKGRYANLMFISAGKVVILEVPIGQVKDTDIETFFSSIRTDEPKFVRGWQPFELSQSGTKVTLEMPATPEQLSSAANPFQKLFVYRDRFNKVGAQFEVEIVSGTEYPANDYDGKKVEKEIESMKRPGVEIYQMEPVLTNELHGLQFRMRVTTVDKDKKEKVENSVNRIYLFNNTKVRVRIRFSDLATEAEIKRYMNSVKLEQPKN, from the coding sequence ATGGCCGTGAGCAGCGGTTTCAAACAGCAGTGCCCCAGTTGTGAGGCGTCAGTTCCCATCAAGGACGACTCGCTGGTTGGCAAAAAAATTGATTGTCCTAAATGCAAGTATCGGTTCGTAGTCGAGCAACCGGCTGCTTCTCCAAGCGACGACGAAGAAGAGAAAACCGAGAAGAAAGCAGCTCCCGTCAAGAATTCCAGCAAGGGTAAACCCCTCCCCCGTCGCGATGAAGACGAGGAAGAGGGAGGAGAAGCGAAGCCCGCGAAGAAAAAAGCCGGTTCGAACAATATGATGTTGGTCGGCGGCGGCCTCGGAGGTTTAGCTGTTATTCTGCTTATCGGCGCCTACGCCATGGGAATGTTCGGCGGCGAAGATAAACCGGTTGCGAGCAATAAGACCTCTACGAGTACACCGCCCCCCAGACCCGCTGTAACGCCCAGTTCGAACCCCTCGAATGAACAGCCTCCGGCTACAGAAACTCCTGCGGCTCCGACCGAACCGCCTGCGAATTCCACACCGACCGCTCAATCGGATCCCTCCGTTCCGGCTTCTTCAGGCGGCGATCCTACAAATCTGTTACCTAATGAAACTCAATTCGTGTTCCATCTGAACATGAACAAGTTTTATGGTAGCCCGATCGGCAATCGGCTTTTTGCTTCCGAGACCAAGACTAAGGACTTCGTCTATCAGAATTTGGGGATCCCGGCAGACAAGATCAAGGAAGTCGTCGTCGGTGCACACACCATCGAAGGATGGAGCTTTACCGTCGTCCGAAGCTCGACTCCGTTCGATCCGGTGAAGGTCCGAAATTCTCTCGGTCTCGCTCCCGGTCATTCCTCCGTTCGAAATTACAAGTACAGCCTGATTAAGTACAATCCGCTCATCGAAACGCTGGCGGCCTATGTTCAGGACATTGTCAACGATAATCTGGGCGACTCCGATCTCAAATTGTTCCATGGGCTTCCCGATCGCAAGATCGCCGCTTTCCTCGTGGACACCTCAACCTTAGTGGTCGGCGATGAATCGGTTGTCACGAAGTTTCTCAAGGATGATCTGAAACCTTCGACCAAATCGACTTTAAGCACCGGCGCTCTTTCCGATTCCAATGCTCCGGCTGGGGATGATTCCGAAGGTTCTGGTCGCGGTGGCAAAGGCGGTGGCGCTCCTCAGGGTCCCGGTAGCGGAGGCCCAACGCCACCTCCAGGACCCGGAAGTGGAGGTCCGACCGCACCTCCAGGACCGAAGTCATTTCCTGGTCCAGGAGGCCCGGGCGGACCTGGCGGGCCCGGTGGTAGAGGGGGAAACAACGTTCAGAATTACACAAACAATTCCAGCTATTTGACGATTTCTCCCACGCTGAAATTGATGATGAATCGATTGGAAGATTCCCCCACCGGAGTCGTGGCCAGTTGTGCCTTCTCTCTGCCGGATCTCTCCGGCCTGGGTGGAGCGGCCATGGGCGTGGTGAAGAATCAATTCTTACCAGGCAGTGATTCCGACCTCGTGAAGAAAAGCACCCCCGTCTTTGGATTCGTTCTGAAGGAGATTGATCAAAAACGGGCGGCTTTAAGCGTATTGCTGGAACAGAATGTCAAAGATGATGTCGCTCAGAAAATTGCGGCGGCGGGTAATCAATTTCTCAAACCGCTGATCGCCGCTTTGATCGAATCAGAATTCAACATTAAAGTGAAGCAAAATGGCGGCGGCCGCGGCCCAGGCGGCTTCCCCAACGGTCCCGGTGTGCCGGGTGGCCCGGGCGGCCCCGGAGGTCCGGGCGGTCCTGGCCGACCGGGTCAAGGCGGTCCTGGAAGTAATGCGCAATCCTATTCAAATCCGGATCAGGGTCAGGGTCCGGACTTAGAGAATCCTCTGCAAGGTAAAGGCTCGCCCCAAGTTCCTGGTCCGGGCGGCCCTCCCGGTGGTCCGGGTGGCCCTGGAATTCCCGGCGGTCCTCCTCCAGGTCCTGGCGTCCCCAATAGAAACGGTGGTGGACCCAATGGCGGGGACAACCAAGACCCGAATGGATCTACCGTGGAGTTTACCAGCAATGGTCGAGTTGTTACCCTGACCGTCGAAATCGACTGGTCGCGAAATATTTTCGATGCCCGAATCGCAGCTATTCTTGATGGTAAAGTGGATCAGCAGCGGTCGAAAGCCATCCTACTGGCCCAGCGAGCTCACTGGACATCGTTGGCCAAGCCTCTGAAGGAATTCCAGCGAGTCGGCGAATTTCCATACGGGGCTTTCCCGCGAAAATCCAATCCAGACCGCTTCATGCTGCCTTTCCCGGCCGATCAGCGAGTCAGCTGGATGTGCGAACTTCTTCCCGCTCTCGGTTATGATGCTCTCTCCCGGGATATTTTCCGGGATCTTCCTTGGAATCACTCCTCGAACCTCAAAGCAGGCGTTCGCTGGATTCCGGAATTCCTAAGTCCGGCTCAGCCCAGTAACACCTGGCGAGTGGAACTGCCTAGCGTTCGGCATCAGGACCTGGGGGCTACGCACTTTGTGGGCCTCTCCGGTATCGGCCTCGATGCTGCAGATCTTCCGGATACTCCGGAGAATGCCAAGAAACTGGGAATCTTCGGCTACGATCGCAAGACCAAATTCGCGGACATCGTCAATGGTGACGGCGCTGCGAACACGATCTTTGTAATGCAGGTGGCTCCAAATATTCCGCGTCCCTGGATTCGCGGCGGCGGTACGACGGTACAGGGAGTTCCTGAAACGAACAGCATGGCTCCCTTCCGAGTCATGCAACCCGATCAACGATTTGGAAACTATGCGATGATGGCTGATGGTTCGGTCCGCTACATCACTTCCAATATCTCTGATGATGTCTTCAAAGCAATGGTGACCTACAAGGGGGGAGAGAAGCTTGCCGATCTCGATCAGGCTGCCCCCAAGGAAGATCCCCAAGGTGTCGAAATCAAAGCCAACGTTCGCAACTTGCGAGCGGGGGAATCGGTTTTGTCCGACTGGCGCGAACATGAAATTAAAGAGGTTTATCTGAAAGTTCGAACGCCAGGCGGCATTCAAAGTGAAGATATCAAGGATGGTAGAAGTATAGTAATCGAAAGTTTTTACAGCTGTCCCTCGATCAATAACCCCATCTTCACCGTTCACATTGCTCCGACCGATTTCATCCTGGCCCTCGACGGTGATAATCAAGCGGATCTGGATCGCTTGATGGGAGCCCTGTCCAAACGAGCGATCGCCCCGGAGAAAGTGGAAAAGAAGAAATACGGCAATAAGAACTGCCGCCGCTTCGAATTGCAGATGGCCAAAGGCCGTTATGCAAATTTGATGTTTATCTCTGCGGGTAAAGTCGTGATTCTGGAAGTACCGATCGGACAAGTCAAGGATACCGATATCGAGACATTTTTCAGCTCAATCAGAACGGATGAGCCCAAGTTCGTTCGCGGTTGGCAACCCTTCGAACTTTCGCAGTCGGGTACCAAAGTCACCCTCGAAATGCCGGCTACTCCCGAGCAACTTTCCTCGGCCGCCAATCCGTTCCAGAAACTGTTCGTTTATCGCGATCGTTTCAACAAGGTAGGGGCTCAGTTCGAAGTCGAAATCGTCAGCGGTACTGAATACCCCGCAAACGACTACGATGGCAAGAAGGTCGAGAAAGAAATCGAATCGATGAAGCGGCCCGGAGTGGAGATCTATCAGATGGAACCTGTTCTAACGAATGAATTGCACGGTTTGCAATTCCGGATGCGGGTTACCACGGTGGATAAGGACAAGAAAGAGAAAGTGGAAAATTCGGTCAACCGGATTTATCTCTTCAACAACACGAAGGTCCGGGTTCGAATCCGCTTCTCCGATCTGGCAACCGAAGCGGAAATCAAACGCTACATGAACTCTGTGAAGCTCGAACAGCCCAAGAATTAA